DNA sequence from the Teretinema zuelzerae genome:
TGCAAAGAAATATATGATTCTATTTTTCCGTTCTTAGTAATGAAGTTGAAATCCACGCAGTGCCAGCAAATAACTCTTCCGACTCAACATTTGCCCAATTTCCTTCAACACTTAATATCGTTACATAGGAATCTTTTTTTATCACTTTTAGTATTTCAAACGTTGACCCTGGACCTGTTCGTAAATTAGCATCTTGAATAACATGAACCTTGCTTCCTACGTCGGACGAGGATATTGTCGTTTTCGGTGTTTCTGAAGTTTTTGCCTTTTCCGAGGGAGTACTGGATTTGCCACCATTATGATAATGGTAGGTTCCTGTCTTTCTGTTATAGTGTCCTCCATTCGCATCAGTTCTCCCACTATGACCAAATGTTAGTGTTGCACATACACTCAGAAATAATAAAACCATTAAAGACTTTTTCATAAGTTCCTTCCTTAACAAGCAAAAGATTCTTTATTATCTATTCAAATATTG
Encoded proteins:
- a CDS encoding YHYH domain-containing protein, with translation MKKSLMVLLFLSVCATLTFGHSGRTDANGGHYNRKTGTYHYHNGGKSSTPSEKAKTSETPKTTISSSDVGSKVHVIQDANLRTGPGSTFEILKVIKKDSYVTILSVEGNWANVESEELFAGTAWISTSLLRTEK